A stretch of the Paenibacillus dendritiformis genome encodes the following:
- a CDS encoding MFS transporter — translation MRFFHHATDEIRSWNRNIQLFFIANLLYQIGTGMFSVLYNLYVQSLGYNDQMNGTIISVQSLATAILFIPIGLLGDRSSRKRILIAGSLVTGISFMLRAFAEAPLSLQVLAVFTGIFAAFFQVIAIPFLAENTPKEQRLKLFSYHSSMVLAAQVLGSMGGGYLADVLQAFGWSKIVSLQSVLLIGGAASFAAFLPLLLVKESKRAARKPEPAPAPAPSQASEPAPAAAKQREWKVIRRLTFCQLLVGLGSGLVVPYLNLYFTNRFSVSLTAVGLLISLGQVMTIVSMLIGPTLVHRVGQVRAVVLFQLMSLPFLLLTGFTNLLLIASISFLFRQALMNAANPIQSAIMVDRISDSRRGIANSLTQTAFMLGWASMGSVQSFLVTSYGYYWGYAMTFSITGVLYVTSAICYFFMFREDRPNRTGRFRRRPRTGSAPAI, via the coding sequence ATGCGCTTTTTTCATCATGCAACGGATGAGATACGTAGCTGGAACCGCAATATCCAGCTGTTTTTTATTGCCAACCTTCTCTACCAGATCGGAACCGGCATGTTCTCCGTTCTGTATAATCTATATGTGCAATCTCTCGGCTATAACGATCAGATGAACGGGACCATCATCAGCGTGCAGTCCTTGGCGACGGCAATCCTGTTCATCCCGATCGGACTGCTTGGAGACCGCTCCAGCCGCAAGCGGATTCTGATTGCCGGCTCGCTGGTGACGGGCATCAGCTTCATGCTGCGCGCCTTCGCCGAAGCCCCGCTGAGCCTGCAGGTGCTGGCCGTCTTTACCGGCATATTCGCAGCCTTTTTCCAGGTAATCGCGATTCCTTTCCTGGCGGAAAATACGCCGAAGGAGCAGCGTCTGAAGCTGTTCAGCTACCATTCCTCGATGGTGCTGGCCGCACAGGTGCTGGGGAGCATGGGCGGCGGCTATCTGGCCGACGTCCTGCAGGCGTTCGGCTGGAGCAAGATTGTCAGCCTCCAGTCGGTGCTGCTCATCGGCGGCGCAGCCAGCTTCGCGGCCTTCCTGCCGCTGCTGCTGGTGAAGGAGAGCAAGCGGGCCGCCCGGAAGCCGGAGCCCGCTCCCGCCCCGGCGCCTTCGCAGGCTTCCGAACCGGCGCCCGCCGCAGCCAAGCAGCGGGAATGGAAGGTCATCCGGCGCCTGACGTTCTGCCAGCTTCTCGTCGGCCTCGGCTCCGGCCTGGTCGTGCCGTACTTGAACCTCTATTTCACGAACCGGTTCTCCGTCTCGCTGACCGCCGTCGGATTGCTGATCTCGCTCGGCCAGGTGATGACCATCGTCTCGATGCTTATCGGCCCGACCTTGGTCCACCGCGTCGGGCAAGTGCGCGCCGTCGTCTTATTTCAGCTGATGTCCTTGCCGTTCCTGCTGTTGACGGGATTCACGAACCTGCTGCTCATTGCATCCATCAGCTTCCTGTTCCGGCAGGCGCTCATGAACGCGGCCAATCCGATTCAATCCGCCATCATGGTCGACCGCATATCGGATTCGAGACGTGGTATCGCTAACTCGCTGACCCAGACCGCCTTTATGCTCGGGTGGGCCAGCATGGGCTCCGTGCAGTCGTTCCTCGTGACCTCGTACGGCTACTATTGGGGCTATGCGATGACCTTCTCCATTACCGGCGTCCTATACGTGACCTCGGC
- a CDS encoding DMT family transporter yields MKKYAIYLMLVGVMVAWGLNVTATKVLVTHFMPVTMTAFRIMTAALSVFLLLIPMRQLRLLRGKEWGYVLIASLFNVVGHHYFLSLGLANTSASNSGLILGLGPLLTTLMAILFLGTRMTWFNMTGIVLGLSGVAFIVTHGSSGMSGVSIGDVYVFLAILAQAISFILIKKMAATLDPRLMTGYMLFFGSFGLYALSWVLEPEGMASMAQTDIGLWAVFLGSAVIATAVGHMTYNYAIGQVGAAEASIFINLNPFFALIGSSLLLGEAVTLVQMSGFVLILIGVLFGSGALEEWLRQHRLRKGDNRGYPQAAERKGYSSGS; encoded by the coding sequence GTGAAAAAATACGCCATCTATCTGATGCTGGTCGGCGTGATGGTTGCATGGGGCTTGAACGTGACGGCGACGAAGGTGCTGGTGACGCATTTCATGCCGGTCACCATGACTGCATTCCGCATTATGACGGCGGCGCTGAGCGTGTTCCTGCTGCTCATACCGATGCGTCAGCTGCGGCTGCTGCGGGGCAAGGAATGGGGCTATGTGCTGATCGCTTCCTTGTTTAATGTAGTGGGGCATCATTATTTTTTGTCGCTTGGCCTGGCGAATACGTCGGCTTCCAACAGCGGCTTGATTCTCGGCCTGGGGCCGTTATTGACGACGCTGATGGCGATTCTGTTCCTGGGCACCCGGATGACCTGGTTCAATATGACCGGCATCGTGCTCGGTTTGTCCGGCGTCGCCTTCATCGTCACCCATGGGAGCTCGGGGATGAGCGGCGTCTCGATCGGGGATGTGTATGTGTTCCTGGCCATTCTGGCGCAGGCGATAAGCTTCATTCTGATTAAAAAAATGGCCGCCACGCTCGATCCGCGGCTGATGACGGGATATATGCTGTTCTTCGGGTCTTTCGGATTGTACGCGTTAAGTTGGGTGCTGGAGCCGGAGGGGATGGCCAGCATGGCGCAGACCGATATCGGGCTGTGGGCGGTCTTCCTCGGTTCGGCCGTGATCGCGACGGCTGTCGGGCATATGACGTACAATTACGCGATTGGCCAGGTGGGCGCCGCGGAGGCGTCGATCTTCATCAATCTGAATCCGTTTTTCGCCTTGATTGGCTCATCTCTCCTGCTGGGCGAGGCGGTCACGCTCGTGCAAATGTCAGGGTTCGTGCTCATCCTGATCGGCGTCCTGTTCGGCTCGGGGGCCCTTGAGGAGTGGCTGCGCCAGCACCGTCTGCGGAAAGGGGACAATCGCGGGTATCCGCAAGCGGCTGAGCGCAAAGGCTACAGCAGCGGCTCTTGA
- a CDS encoding nitroreductase family protein — translation MTQDFEAIIKGRRSANKFIKNVAISESELEEIFSLVKFAPSAFNLQHAHYVAVTDGELKEQIYEAANKQYKVKTASGVIVVLGSMEAHLKARELNEGLVHLGVLSQQEVDMVAEDTIRFYEERGETFKRDEAIRNASLSAMQFMLAAKAKGWDTCPMIGFDPDKVQAILNIPATYIPVMLITIGKQDTSSLRPRGYRKPVREFVTHQRF, via the coding sequence ATGACACAAGATTTTGAAGCTATCATCAAAGGAAGACGATCCGCCAATAAGTTTATAAAGAACGTGGCTATCTCCGAGTCGGAGCTGGAAGAGATCTTCTCGCTGGTGAAGTTCGCCCCGTCCGCATTCAATTTACAGCATGCGCATTATGTTGCCGTAACGGATGGAGAGCTCAAGGAGCAGATATACGAGGCAGCGAACAAGCAATACAAGGTGAAGACGGCTTCCGGCGTCATTGTCGTGTTGGGCAGCATGGAAGCTCATCTGAAGGCACGGGAGCTGAACGAAGGGTTGGTCCATCTTGGCGTGCTGAGTCAGCAGGAAGTGGACATGGTGGCAGAGGATACCATCCGATTCTATGAAGAGCGCGGAGAGACGTTCAAACGGGATGAGGCGATTCGCAATGCCAGCCTGTCCGCCATGCAGTTCATGCTCGCGGCCAAGGCCAAGGGGTGGGACACCTGCCCGATGATCGGCTTCGATCCGGACAAAGTGCAGGCGATTCTGAATATTCCCGCCACCTATATTCCGGTCATGCTGATCACGATTGGCAAGCAAGATACATCCAGCCTGCGGCCGCGCGGTTACCGCAAGCCGGTGCGGGAATTTGTGACGCACCAGCGCTTTTAA
- a CDS encoding YhgE/Pip domain-containing protein, with amino-acid sequence MKHIISIYANDLKRIGSNWAATVIILGLSILPSLYAWFNIEASWDPYSNTRGIKIAVVNLDHGDVIMDKPVNIGNEVIENLKTNTLIGWTFVGKDEAMRGVSHGDYYAAILIPEDFSARIGSVLSNEPIKAEILYFVNEKINAVAPKITSKGATGIIEEVSDNFVRTANRTIFKIFNELGVQLSNELPTIEKVKNLVFKLENSFPRFSDAVNTAMRDVTTADRIVNEALNNLPTVAQLAKDAQQFSSKLADLLQYSREGIETISPFIKQDLSTLQQAAESVNQVTAILQNVTADPSLASKGLGRLSEKLGAAVKIADSAADWFHRLSQAVTGGQLHGVTDRLRQLSDKLAQQAATVNEIKAAVDRGEDVGADLLDHLHRLSEDAGAIAGDMLNRYDSEIQPAMLQGVDKAAGDIAKVRQVLQDAIKNIPDIETLLKDASKVIAIGTEKIPAIQKNLPAVQAKITEFADKIRAFEEQGDIAEIIDLLKNNFEKESEFFAEPVILKENKLFPIPNYGSAMSPFFTTLSLWVGALLLVSLLTVEVHEEGKHYTNVQIYFGRYFTFLTIALLQSLFVTAGDIYLLKTYVLHPGWFIVFGLIISAVFMLAVYTLVSVFGNVGKALAIVLLVLQLAGSGGTFPIQTTPPFFQAIHPFLPFTYAISMMREAVGGILWDIVRRDIIVLAVVAGLFLLIGLVLKSPINKASAGLVRKAKESKLIH; translated from the coding sequence ATGAAACATATCATTTCCATTTACGCGAATGACCTGAAGCGAATCGGATCCAATTGGGCCGCCACAGTCATCATTCTCGGCTTGAGCATTCTTCCGTCCCTGTATGCGTGGTTCAATATTGAAGCATCGTGGGACCCGTACAGCAATACGCGCGGCATCAAAATCGCCGTCGTCAACCTTGATCACGGGGACGTGATTATGGACAAGCCCGTCAATATCGGCAATGAGGTCATTGAGAATCTAAAGACCAATACGCTCATCGGGTGGACCTTCGTCGGCAAGGACGAAGCGATGCGGGGCGTCAGCCACGGCGATTACTACGCCGCCATCCTCATTCCGGAGGACTTCTCCGCCCGTATCGGATCCGTGCTGTCGAACGAGCCGATCAAGGCCGAGATCCTCTACTTTGTGAATGAAAAAATAAATGCCGTCGCTCCCAAAATTACATCCAAGGGCGCCACCGGCATCATCGAGGAGGTCAGCGACAACTTCGTCAGAACGGCCAACCGGACGATTTTCAAAATCTTCAATGAACTCGGAGTCCAGCTGTCCAATGAGCTGCCGACCATTGAGAAGGTGAAGAACCTCGTCTTCAAACTGGAAAACTCATTCCCCCGCTTCTCGGATGCGGTGAACACCGCGATGAGGGACGTGACGACCGCGGACCGGATCGTGAACGAGGCCTTGAATAATCTGCCCACCGTCGCCCAATTGGCGAAGGACGCGCAGCAATTCTCGTCCAAGCTCGCGGACTTGCTCCAGTACAGCCGGGAAGGCATCGAGACCATCTCCCCGTTCATTAAGCAGGACCTGAGCACCCTGCAGCAGGCCGCGGAATCGGTGAACCAGGTGACGGCGATTCTTCAGAACGTCACCGCCGACCCGTCGCTGGCCAGCAAGGGGCTTGGCCGGCTGTCGGAGAAGCTGGGCGCCGCCGTGAAGATTGCGGACAGCGCGGCCGATTGGTTCCACCGGCTCAGCCAAGCGGTCACCGGCGGACAGCTCCATGGCGTAACCGATAGATTGCGGCAGCTCTCGGACAAGCTCGCCCAGCAGGCCGCGACCGTCAATGAGATCAAGGCCGCGGTCGATCGCGGCGAGGACGTCGGGGCCGATCTGCTGGACCATCTCCATCGGCTGTCCGAGGATGCGGGAGCCATTGCGGGGGATATGCTGAACCGGTACGACAGCGAGATTCAACCTGCCATGCTGCAGGGCGTGGACAAAGCGGCCGGGGACATCGCCAAAGTGCGGCAAGTGCTCCAGGATGCCATCAAAAATATTCCGGACATCGAGACGTTGTTGAAGGACGCCTCGAAGGTGATCGCCATCGGCACCGAGAAAATTCCGGCAATTCAGAAGAACCTGCCTGCCGTTCAAGCCAAAATTACGGAATTTGCCGATAAAATCCGTGCGTTTGAGGAGCAGGGCGATATTGCCGAAATTATCGATCTGCTGAAGAACAACTTCGAGAAGGAGAGCGAATTCTTCGCCGAGCCGGTCATCCTGAAGGAGAACAAGCTGTTCCCGATTCCGAACTACGGTTCGGCCATGTCTCCGTTCTTCACGACGCTGTCTCTCTGGGTCGGGGCGCTGCTGCTCGTCTCGCTGCTGACGGTGGAAGTCCATGAGGAGGGCAAGCATTATACGAATGTGCAAATCTATTTCGGCCGGTACTTCACCTTCCTGACCATCGCGCTGCTCCAGTCGCTGTTCGTAACCGCCGGCGATATTTATCTGCTGAAGACCTACGTGCTCCATCCGGGCTGGTTCATCGTCTTCGGCCTTATCATCAGCGCCGTCTTCATGCTTGCCGTCTACACGCTGGTCTCGGTCTTCGGCAACGTAGGGAAGGCGCTCGCCATCGTGCTGCTCGTCCTGCAGCTGGCCGGCTCCGGAGGCACCTTTCCGATTCAGACAACACCGCCTTTTTTCCAGGCGATTCATCCGTTCCTGCCGTTCACCTATGCCATCAGCATGATGCGGGAAGCGGTCGGCGGCATACTATGGGATATCGTGCGGCGCGACATCATCGTCTTGGCGGTCGTCGCCGGCCTCTTCCTCCTCATCGGCCTCGTCCTCAAAAGCCCGATCAACAAGGCAAGCGCGGGGCTGGTGCGAAAAGCGAAGGAGAGCAAGCTGATCCATTGA